In Stenotrophomonas sp. ESTM1D_MKCIP4_1, a single genomic region encodes these proteins:
- a CDS encoding disulfide bond formation protein B, whose amino-acid sequence MNPLRWPYRTQFLLGFLICAGLLGFAIFLQLKMGLEPCPLCIFQRLAFAALGLLFLIGALHGPSNRPGRATYGILAFIAAAVGFGIAARHVYVQMLPPEMGATCGPPLSFLSETMGPLEVFRTVLTGTGNCGNIDWTFLGLTMPMWSGVWFVLLALWALLVSLRKVRR is encoded by the coding sequence ATGAATCCATTGCGCTGGCCCTACCGCACCCAGTTCCTGCTGGGTTTCCTGATCTGCGCGGGCCTGCTGGGCTTCGCCATCTTCCTGCAGTTGAAGATGGGCCTGGAGCCCTGTCCGTTGTGCATCTTCCAGCGCCTGGCGTTTGCGGCGCTGGGCCTGTTGTTCCTGATCGGTGCGCTGCATGGGCCGTCCAACCGGCCGGGCCGTGCCACCTACGGCATCCTGGCGTTCATCGCCGCAGCAGTCGGGTTCGGCATTGCCGCCCGCCACGTGTACGTGCAGATGCTGCCGCCGGAAATGGGCGCCACCTGCGGTCCCCCGCTGAGCTTCCTCAGCGAGACGATGGGTCCGCTGGAAGTGTTCCGCACCGTGCTGACCGGTACCGGCAACTGCGGCAACATCGACTGGACCTTCCTGGGCCTGACCATGCCGATGTGGTCGGGTGTGTGGTTCGTGCTGCTGGCGCTGTGGGCGCTGCTGGTTTCGCTGCGCAAGGTTCGGCGCTGA
- the rpsD gene encoding 30S ribosomal protein S4: MARYIGPTCKLARREGADLSLKSPARALDSKCKLEQKPGQHGATARKGKLSDYATQLREKQKVKRIYGLLERQFRNYYKKASTKKGNTGENLLQLLETRLDNVVYRMGFAVTRPAARQLVSHRGVTVNGKSVNLASYQVKAGDAIALSEKAAKQLRVQEALTVAAQHDLSPSWVEVDSGKFTGIFKAVPDRSDLPADINEALIVELYSK; this comes from the coding sequence ATGGCTCGTTATATCGGTCCTACCTGTAAGCTCGCCCGTCGCGAAGGCGCCGACCTGTCCCTGAAGAGCCCGGCGCGTGCGCTGGACTCCAAGTGCAAGCTGGAGCAGAAGCCCGGCCAGCACGGCGCCACTGCCCGCAAGGGCAAGCTGTCCGACTACGCCACCCAGCTGCGCGAAAAGCAGAAGGTCAAGCGTATCTACGGCCTGCTGGAGCGTCAGTTCCGCAACTACTACAAGAAGGCCTCGACCAAGAAGGGCAACACCGGCGAGAACCTGCTGCAGCTGCTGGAAACCCGCCTGGACAACGTCGTCTACCGCATGGGCTTCGCCGTGACCCGTCCGGCTGCCCGTCAGCTGGTGTCGCACCGCGGCGTCACCGTGAATGGCAAGTCGGTCAACCTGGCTTCGTACCAGGTCAAGGCTGGCGACGCCATCGCTCTGTCTGAAAAGGCTGCCAAGCAGCTGCGCGTCCAGGAAGCCCTGACCGTCGCCGCCCAGCATGACCTGAGCCCGTCGTGGGTTGAAGTGGATTCCGGCAAGTTCACCGGCATCTTCAAGGCTGTTCCGGATCGTTCGGACCTGCCTGCGGACATCAACGAAGCGCTGATCGTCGAGCTGTATTCGAAGTAA
- the rplO gene encoding 50S ribosomal protein L15: protein MTLRLNELSPAPGARTERTRVGRGIGSGLGKTAGRGHKGSFARKGGGKIKAGFEGGQTPMQRRLPKIGFRSPIAKDTAEVLLYALDKLPAGEIDFAALRAAKLVPSTAKKAKVVVKGEVTKAFTLKGIAATAGAKAAIEAAGGSVTE, encoded by the coding sequence ATGACTCTGCGTCTCAATGAACTGAGCCCGGCACCGGGCGCCCGCACCGAGCGCACCCGCGTCGGTCGCGGTATCGGCTCGGGCCTGGGCAAGACTGCCGGCCGCGGCCACAAGGGTTCGTTCGCCCGTAAGGGTGGCGGCAAGATCAAGGCTGGCTTCGAAGGCGGCCAGACCCCCATGCAGCGTCGTCTGCCGAAGATCGGCTTCCGTTCGCCGATCGCCAAGGACACTGCTGAAGTGCTGCTGTACGCGCTGGACAAGCTGCCGGCCGGTGAGATCGACTTCGCCGCCCTGCGTGCTGCCAAGCTGGTCCCGAGCACTGCAAAGAAGGCCAAGGTCGTCGTCAAGGGCGAAGTGACCAAGGCGTTCACCCTGAAGGGTATTGCTGCCACGGCGGGTGCCAAGGCTGCAATCGAAGCTGCCGGCGGCAGCGTGACGGAGTAA
- the rplQ gene encoding 50S ribosomal protein L17, whose amino-acid sequence MRHQKSGRKFSRTSAHREAMFKNMAASLFKHELIKTTLPKAKELRRVAEPLITLAKVDSVANRRLAFARLRDNEAVGNLFTILGPRYANRPGGYLRLLKCGFRAGDNAPMAYVELVDRPAVAEEVAE is encoded by the coding sequence ATGCGTCACCAGAAGTCTGGCCGTAAGTTCAGCCGCACCAGCGCCCACCGCGAAGCCATGTTCAAGAACATGGCCGCGTCGCTGTTCAAGCACGAGCTGATCAAGACCACCCTGCCGAAGGCCAAGGAACTGCGCCGCGTCGCCGAGCCGCTGATCACCCTGGCCAAGGTCGACTCCGTCGCCAACCGCCGTCTGGCCTTCGCTCGCCTGCGCGACAACGAAGCTGTGGGCAACCTGTTCACCATCCTGGGCCCGCGCTACGCGAACCGTCCGGGTGGCTACCTGCGTCTGCTGAAGTGCGGCTTCCGCGCCGGCGACAATGCTCCGATGGCGTACGTCGAGCTGGTCGACCGTCCGGCCGTGGCCGAGGAAGTGGCCGAGTAA
- a CDS encoding TonB-dependent receptor, translating to MKPSLLATGITFALALASLPSLALAAEAANDAAPVKDLDTVTVSAQLDQARNALSPDIGSSQYQITAEDIQKQPLGASAPLSQVLLQAPGVVQDSYGGVHVRGDHANLQYRINGVLLPESISGFGQTLDARTIKSIRLMDGALPAQFGERTAAVVDITTRSGAELGNGGSVGVTAGSFGKVNPNASWWGSQGRWSWFLTGNYDQNEVGLENPTSSRKPDHDDTHQGKAFADLTYLVNDTTRLSVFAGFANNRFQIPVNPGQTPQFGYLDSTTFDSSQLDETQRETTRFGMLVLQGTLGDTAYQLSAGQRYSDVGFNPDVAGDLVFNGVASQVQRSNRANTLQADFSTPLGDNHTLRYGLYGNQERARASNNSWVFPVDADGAQASTTPLQIADNSAFKATTMAVYVQDEWRIGDDWTVNYGLRGDRYKAFGQTEGQLSPRLGVVWNASDSTTVHAGYSRYFTPPASELIATSDISLYDGTTNAQPSGGNNIPLAERSDYYDIGVSQQLGDHLTLGLDAYDRRVSRLQDEGQFGAAYIYSTFNYRRGHIRGLEFSADYNNGDFSAYFNAALNKAIGTDVITSQYNLDPDALAYAADHWIHLDHDQKLTSSGGVSYAFAGHNRIGANYVFGSGLRSDTETVPNGGELPSYLQVNLSAGHDFNADSGHPLHVQVALINALDRSYQLRDGGGVGVFAPQWGPRRGAYLSLQQDF from the coding sequence ATGAAGCCCTCCCTGCTCGCTACCGGCATCACCTTCGCCCTGGCCTTGGCCAGCCTGCCCTCCCTCGCCCTGGCCGCCGAGGCCGCCAACGACGCAGCGCCGGTCAAGGACCTCGACACGGTCACCGTCAGCGCCCAGCTCGACCAGGCGCGCAACGCGCTGTCGCCCGACATCGGCAGCAGCCAGTACCAGATCACCGCCGAGGACATCCAGAAGCAGCCGCTGGGCGCCTCCGCGCCGCTCAGCCAGGTGCTGCTCCAGGCCCCCGGCGTGGTCCAGGATTCCTATGGTGGCGTGCACGTGCGCGGCGACCACGCCAACCTGCAGTACCGCATCAATGGCGTGCTGCTGCCCGAATCGATCTCCGGCTTCGGTCAGACCCTGGACGCCCGCACCATCAAGAGCATCCGCCTGATGGACGGCGCGTTGCCGGCGCAGTTCGGCGAACGCACCGCTGCCGTGGTCGATATCACGACCCGCAGCGGCGCCGAGCTTGGCAACGGCGGCAGTGTCGGCGTCACGGCCGGCTCGTTCGGCAAGGTCAACCCGAACGCCTCGTGGTGGGGCTCGCAGGGCCGCTGGAGTTGGTTCCTGACCGGCAACTACGACCAGAACGAGGTCGGCCTGGAGAACCCGACCTCCTCGCGCAAGCCGGATCATGACGACACCCACCAGGGCAAGGCCTTCGCCGACCTCACCTACCTGGTCAACGACACCACCCGCCTGAGCGTGTTTGCCGGTTTCGCCAACAACCGCTTCCAGATTCCGGTGAACCCCGGTCAGACCCCGCAGTTCGGCTATCTGGACAGCACCACCTTCGATTCCAGCCAGTTGGATGAAACCCAGCGCGAGACCACGCGCTTCGGCATGCTGGTGCTGCAGGGCACCCTCGGCGACACCGCCTACCAGCTCTCGGCCGGGCAGCGCTACAGCGACGTTGGCTTCAATCCCGACGTGGCCGGCGACCTGGTGTTCAACGGCGTTGCCTCGCAGGTCCAGCGCAGCAACCGCGCCAACACCCTGCAGGCGGACTTCTCCACCCCGCTGGGCGACAACCACACCCTGCGCTATGGCCTGTATGGCAACCAGGAGCGCGCCCGCGCCAGCAACAACAGCTGGGTGTTCCCGGTTGACGCCGATGGCGCACAAGCCAGCACGACGCCGCTGCAGATTGCCGACAACAGCGCGTTCAAGGCGACCACCATGGCGGTCTATGTACAGGACGAATGGAGGATCGGCGACGACTGGACCGTCAACTATGGCCTGCGCGGCGATCGCTACAAGGCGTTCGGCCAGACTGAAGGCCAGCTCAGCCCGCGCCTGGGCGTGGTCTGGAACGCCAGTGACAGCACCACCGTGCATGCCGGCTACTCACGCTACTTCACCCCGCCCGCCAGCGAGCTGATTGCGACCAGCGACATCAGCCTGTACGACGGCACCACGAATGCGCAGCCCTCCGGTGGCAACAACATCCCGCTGGCAGAGCGCAGCGACTACTACGACATCGGCGTATCCCAGCAGCTGGGCGACCACTTGACCCTGGGCCTGGATGCGTACGACCGCCGCGTTTCGCGCCTGCAGGACGAAGGCCAGTTCGGTGCCGCCTATATCTATTCGACGTTCAACTATCGCCGCGGCCACATCCGCGGGCTGGAGTTCAGCGCCGACTACAACAACGGGGATTTCAGCGCCTACTTCAATGCAGCCCTGAACAAGGCGATCGGCACCGACGTCATCACCAGCCAGTACAACCTCGACCCCGATGCCCTGGCCTACGCAGCAGACCACTGGATCCACCTCGACCACGACCAGAAGCTGACCTCGTCGGGTGGCGTGAGCTATGCGTTCGCCGGCCACAACCGCATCGGCGCGAACTATGTGTTCGGCAGCGGCCTGCGCTCGGATACCGAGACCGTGCCCAACGGTGGGGAACTGCCGTCCTACCTGCAGGTGAACCTCAGTGCCGGCCACGACTTCAACGCCGACAGCGGCCACCCGCTGCACGTGCAGGTGGCGCTGATCAATGCGCTGGACCGCAGCTACCAGCTGCGCGATGGCGGTGGCGTGGGCGTGTTCGCCCCGCAGTGGGGCCCGCGTCGCGGTGCCTACCTCAGCCTGCAGCAGGACTTCTGA
- the rpoA gene encoding DNA-directed RNA polymerase subunit alpha — MTVTANQVLRPRGPQIERLTDTRAKVVIEPLERGYGHTLGNALRRVLLSSIPGFAITEVEIDGVLHEYTTVEGLQEDVLEVLLNLKDVAIRMHSGDSATLSLSKQGPGVVTAADIKVDHNVEILNSDHVICHLTKDTAINMRLKIERGFGYQPAAARRRPDEETRAIGRLVLDASFSPVRRVAYAVEAARVEQRTDLDKLVIDIETNGTIDAEEAVRTAADILSDQLSVFGDFTHRDRGAAKPANNGVDPVLLRPIDDLELTVRSANCLKAESIYYIGDLIQKTEVELLKTPNLGKKSLTEIKEVLAQRGLSLGMKLENWPPAGVASHGMLG, encoded by the coding sequence ATGACGGTTACCGCCAACCAGGTTCTGCGTCCTCGCGGTCCGCAGATCGAACGCCTTACCGACACCCGTGCAAAGGTCGTTATCGAACCTTTGGAGCGGGGGTACGGGCATACGCTGGGCAACGCCCTGCGTCGCGTGCTGCTGTCGTCCATCCCGGGCTTCGCCATCACGGAAGTCGAAATCGACGGCGTGTTGCATGAGTACACCACGGTCGAAGGTCTGCAGGAGGACGTGCTCGAAGTCCTGCTGAACCTGAAGGACGTGGCCATCCGTATGCACTCCGGCGACAGCGCCACCCTGTCCCTGTCCAAGCAGGGTCCGGGCGTTGTCACGGCTGCTGACATCAAGGTCGACCACAATGTGGAGATCCTGAACAGCGATCATGTGATCTGCCACCTGACCAAGGATACGGCGATCAACATGCGTCTGAAGATCGAACGTGGTTTCGGCTACCAGCCGGCTGCCGCGCGTCGTCGTCCGGACGAAGAAACCCGTGCCATCGGCCGTCTGGTCCTGGATGCCTCGTTCTCGCCGGTCCGCCGCGTCGCCTATGCCGTGGAAGCGGCCCGCGTCGAACAGCGTACCGACCTGGACAAGCTGGTCATCGATATCGAGACCAACGGCACCATCGACGCCGAGGAAGCCGTGCGCACCGCCGCCGACATCCTCAGCGACCAGCTGTCGGTGTTCGGTGACTTCACCCACCGCGACCGCGGTGCGGCCAAGCCGGCCAACAACGGCGTGGATCCGGTGCTTCTGCGCCCGATCGACGATCTGGAGCTGACCGTGCGTTCGGCCAACTGCCTGAAGGCTGAAAGCATCTACTACATCGGCGATCTGATCCAGAAGACCGAAGTGGAGCTGCTGAAGACCCCGAACCTGGGCAAGAAGTCGCTCACCGAAATCAAGGAAGTGCTGGCCCAGCGTGGCCTGTCGCTTGGCATGAAGCTGGAGAACTGGCCGCCGGCCGGCGTCGCCAGCCACGGCATGCTGGGCTGA
- the secY gene encoding preprotein translocase subunit SecY, whose protein sequence is MAQAGIGNLAGGMGKFTELRQRLLFVVGALIVYRIGCYVPVPGVNPDAMLAMMQQQGGGIVDMFNMFSGGALHRLSIFALNVMPYISASIVMQLATHIFPALKAMQKEGESGRRKITQYSRIGAVLLAVVQGGSIALALQNQVAPSGAPVVYAPGMGFVLTAVVALTAGTMFLMWVGEQVTERGIGNGVSLIIFAGIVAGLPGAVIHTFDAYRDGNIQFIQLLLIAIVVLAFTFFVVFVERGQRRITVNYARRQGGRNAYMNQTSFLPLKLNMAGVIPAIFASSLLAFPATLAMWSGQAANQSAVGQTLQKVANALGPGEPLHMIVFAALITGFAFFYTALVFNSQETADNLKKSGALIPGIRPGKATADYIDGVLTRLTAAGSAYLVIVCLLPELMRTQLNASFYFGGTSLLIVVVVVMDFIAQVQAHLMSHQYESLLKKANLKGGNRGGFARG, encoded by the coding sequence ATGGCGCAAGCTGGCATCGGTAACCTCGCGGGCGGAATGGGCAAGTTCACTGAACTTCGCCAACGTTTGCTGTTCGTCGTCGGGGCTTTGATCGTCTATCGCATCGGCTGTTATGTGCCGGTGCCGGGCGTCAATCCCGATGCCATGCTTGCCATGATGCAACAGCAGGGCGGCGGCATCGTGGACATGTTCAACATGTTCTCGGGCGGCGCCCTGCACCGTTTGAGCATCTTCGCGCTCAACGTGATGCCGTACATCTCGGCATCGATCGTGATGCAGCTGGCCACCCACATCTTCCCCGCCCTGAAGGCGATGCAGAAGGAAGGTGAGTCCGGCCGCCGCAAGATCACCCAGTATTCGCGCATCGGCGCCGTGCTGCTGGCGGTGGTGCAGGGCGGTTCGATCGCCCTGGCGCTGCAGAACCAGGTGGCACCGTCGGGCGCTCCGGTCGTGTACGCGCCGGGCATGGGCTTCGTGCTCACCGCCGTGGTCGCCCTGACCGCCGGCACCATGTTCCTGATGTGGGTCGGTGAGCAGGTCACCGAGCGCGGCATCGGCAACGGCGTGTCGCTGATCATCTTCGCCGGTATCGTGGCGGGCCTGCCGGGTGCGGTCATCCACACCTTCGACGCCTATCGCGACGGCAACATCCAGTTCATCCAGCTGCTGCTGATCGCCATCGTCGTTCTCGCCTTCACCTTCTTCGTGGTGTTCGTCGAGCGTGGCCAGCGCCGGATCACGGTCAACTACGCGCGCCGCCAGGGCGGTCGCAATGCGTACATGAACCAGACCTCGTTCCTGCCGCTGAAGCTGAACATGGCCGGCGTCATTCCGGCGATCTTCGCCTCGAGCCTGCTGGCCTTCCCGGCCACCCTGGCCATGTGGTCCGGCCAGGCCGCCAACCAGAGCGCCGTCGGCCAGACCCTGCAGAAGGTTGCCAACGCCCTGGGTCCGGGCGAGCCGCTGCACATGATCGTCTTCGCTGCGCTGATCACCGGCTTCGCGTTCTTCTATACCGCGCTGGTGTTCAACTCGCAGGAAACCGCCGACAACCTGAAGAAGTCGGGCGCGCTGATTCCGGGCATCCGTCCGGGCAAGGCCACCGCCGATTACATCGACGGCGTGCTGACCCGCCTGACCGCTGCCGGTTCGGCCTACCTGGTGATCGTCTGCCTGCTGCCGGAACTGATGCGCACGCAGCTGAACGCCTCGTTCTACTTCGGTGGTACTTCGCTGCTGATCGTCGTGGTGGTGGTGATGGACTTCATCGCCCAGGTGCAGGCGCATCTGATGTCCCACCAGTACGAGAGCCTGCTGAAGAAGGCCAACCTGAAGGGCGGCAACCGCGGCGGTTTTGCCCGCGGCTGA
- the rpsE gene encoding 30S ribosomal protein S5 encodes MAEERQQRGRDRDRNREEKVDDGMIEKLVAVNRVSKTVKGGRQFTFTALTVVGDGEGKVGFGYGKAREVPVAIQKSMEQARKNLVSVDLNNGTLWHTIKDGHGAARVFMQPASEGTGVIAGGAMRAVLEAVGVKNVLAKATGSRNPINLVRATVKGLSAAQSPARIAAKRGKKVEELNHG; translated from the coding sequence ATGGCAGAAGAACGTCAGCAGCGGGGTCGCGACCGCGACCGTAACCGCGAAGAGAAAGTCGACGACGGCATGATCGAAAAGCTGGTCGCGGTCAACCGCGTCAGCAAGACCGTCAAGGGTGGCCGCCAGTTCACCTTCACCGCCCTGACCGTGGTCGGCGACGGCGAAGGCAAGGTCGGTTTCGGCTATGGCAAGGCCCGCGAAGTGCCGGTCGCCATCCAGAAGTCGATGGAACAGGCCCGCAAGAACCTGGTCAGCGTTGACCTGAACAACGGCACCCTGTGGCACACCATCAAGGATGGTCACGGCGCAGCCCGCGTGTTCATGCAGCCGGCTTCCGAAGGTACCGGCGTCATTGCCGGCGGTGCCATGCGCGCCGTGCTGGAAGCGGTTGGCGTGAAGAACGTGCTGGCCAAGGCCACCGGTTCGCGCAACCCGATCAACCTGGTGCGTGCCACCGTGAAGGGCCTGTCTGCTGCGCAGTCGCCGGCTCGCATCGCGGCCAAGCGCGGCAAGAAGGTGGAGGAACTCAACCATGGCTAA
- the rpsK gene encoding 30S ribosomal protein S11: MAKPAAKTKKKIKRVVTDGVAHVHASFNNTIVTITDRQGNALSWATSGGAGFRGSRKSTPFAAQVAAEKAGRAALDYGVKSLEVRIKGPGPGRESAVRSLNNVGYKITNIIDVTPIPHNGCRPPKKRRV, from the coding sequence ATGGCTAAGCCCGCTGCTAAGACCAAGAAGAAGATCAAGCGCGTCGTCACCGACGGCGTTGCCCACGTCCACGCTTCGTTCAACAACACCATCGTGACCATCACCGACCGCCAGGGCAACGCTCTGTCGTGGGCGACCTCCGGTGGCGCTGGCTTCCGCGGTTCGCGCAAGTCGACCCCGTTCGCTGCCCAGGTGGCTGCCGAAAAGGCCGGTCGCGCTGCGCTGGACTACGGCGTGAAGTCGCTGGAAGTCCGCATCAAGGGCCCGGGTCCGGGCCGTGAGTCGGCCGTGCGTTCGTTGAACAACGTCGGCTACAAGATCACCAACATCATCGACGTGACGCCTATCCCGCACAACGGGTGCCGTCCGCCGAAGAAGCGTCGCGTCTAA
- the rplR gene encoding 50S ribosomal protein L18, whose protein sequence is MKMNKNIARLRRAKSTRAHIRELGVARLSVLRTGQHLYAQVFTADGSKVLAAANTTQTDVMEGLKNGKNADAAAKVGRIVAERAKAAGIEKVAFDRSGYRYHGRIKALAEAAREAGLQF, encoded by the coding sequence ATCAAAATGAACAAGAACATCGCCCGCCTGCGTCGCGCCAAGTCGACCCGCGCCCACATCCGTGAGCTCGGCGTCGCCCGCCTGTCGGTGCTGCGCACCGGCCAGCACCTGTACGCCCAGGTCTTCACCGCCGACGGTTCCAAGGTGCTGGCTGCTGCCAACACCACCCAGACCGACGTCATGGAAGGCCTGAAGAACGGCAAGAACGCCGATGCCGCCGCCAAGGTCGGCCGTATCGTTGCTGAGCGCGCCAAGGCCGCCGGCATCGAGAAGGTTGCCTTCGATCGTTCGGGCTACCGCTACCACGGCCGCATCAAGGCCCTGGCAGAAGCCGCCCGCGAAGCCGGCCTGCAGTTCTAA
- the rplF gene encoding 50S ribosomal protein L6 — MSRVAKKPVTLGKVELNVQAESVTVKGPKGTLSLPKPAGIAINVDNGVATLSTENADLVPLTGTVRAILSNMVKGVSEGFERKLELVGVGYRAAMQGKDLSLSLGYSHPIVFVAPEGITITTPTQTEILVQGADKQVVGEVAAKIRAFRKPEPYKGKGVKYSDEVIIRKEAKKA, encoded by the coding sequence ATGTCCCGCGTAGCCAAGAAGCCCGTCACCCTGGGTAAGGTTGAACTGAACGTCCAGGCCGAATCGGTCACCGTCAAGGGCCCGAAGGGCACCCTGTCGCTGCCGAAGCCGGCTGGCATTGCCATCAACGTCGACAACGGCGTTGCCACCCTGAGCACCGAGAACGCTGACCTGGTCCCGCTGACCGGCACCGTCCGCGCCATCCTGTCCAACATGGTCAAGGGTGTTTCCGAAGGCTTCGAGCGCAAGCTGGAGCTGGTCGGCGTGGGTTATCGTGCTGCCATGCAGGGCAAGGACCTGAGCCTGTCGCTCGGTTACTCGCACCCGATCGTGTTCGTGGCGCCGGAAGGCATCACCATCACCACCCCGACCCAGACCGAAATTCTGGTGCAGGGCGCTGACAAGCAGGTCGTCGGTGAAGTCGCCGCCAAGATCCGTGCGTTCCGCAAGCCGGAACCGTACAAGGGCAAGGGCGTGAAGTACTCCGACGAAGTCATCATCCGTAAGGAAGCCAAGAAGGCGTAA
- the rpmD gene encoding 50S ribosomal protein L30, with product MANESNKTVKVRLVRGLRGTQSRHRLSVRALGLNKLNDVRELKDSPQVRGLINTVHYLVKVEE from the coding sequence ATGGCTAATGAGTCCAACAAGACTGTGAAGGTGCGCCTGGTGCGCGGCCTGCGTGGTACCCAGTCGCGTCACCGCCTGTCGGTGCGTGCCCTGGGCCTGAACAAGCTCAACGATGTCCGTGAACTGAAGGACAGCCCGCAGGTTCGCGGTCTGATCAACACCGTTCACTACCTCGTCAAGGTTGAGGAGTAA
- a CDS encoding 3-deoxy-7-phosphoheptulonate synthase class II, whose amino-acid sequence MSLSAVPPVSDPAATAAGAGWSPESWRGKTALQMPTYPDPVALDAALHELKRLPPLVTSWEILALKQQLAEAQEGKRFLLQGGDCAENFSDCESGTISNRLKVLLQMSLVLVHGLRQPVIRVGRFAGQYAKPRSADTETRDGVTLPSYRGDVINAPAFTEAARLPDPKRMLQAHAHSAMTMNFVRALIDGGFADLHHPEYWNLEWVSHSPLAAEYQKMVASIGDAVHFMETLAGARVHNLNRIDFYTSHEALLLPYEQALTRQVPRQQGWLNLSTHYPWIGMRTAALDGAHVEYLRGVRNPIAIKVGPSVQPDQLLRLIDVLNPDDEPGRLSFIHRMGAAQIADKLPPLLDAVKRDGRRVLWVCDAMHGNTESTANGFKTRRFDNVRSEVEMSFDLHAAAGTRLGGVHLELTGEDVTECTGGARELTERDLERAYRSTVDPRLNYEQSLEIAMAIVRKQEQAR is encoded by the coding sequence ATGAGCCTGTCTGCCGTACCGCCCGTCTCTGATCCCGCTGCGACCGCTGCTGGCGCTGGCTGGTCGCCGGAGAGCTGGCGTGGCAAGACCGCGTTGCAGATGCCGACCTACCCCGACCCGGTGGCGCTGGATGCGGCCCTGCACGAGCTGAAGCGCCTGCCGCCGCTGGTGACCTCCTGGGAGATCCTGGCGCTGAAACAGCAGCTGGCCGAGGCGCAGGAGGGCAAGCGTTTCCTGCTGCAGGGCGGTGACTGCGCGGAGAATTTCAGCGATTGCGAATCGGGCACGATTTCCAACCGGCTGAAGGTGCTGCTGCAGATGAGCCTGGTGCTGGTGCACGGCCTGCGCCAGCCGGTGATCCGCGTCGGTCGGTTCGCCGGCCAGTACGCCAAGCCGCGTTCGGCTGATACCGAGACCCGCGATGGCGTGACCCTGCCGAGCTACCGCGGCGATGTGATCAACGCACCGGCCTTCACCGAGGCCGCGCGGTTGCCCGACCCGAAGCGCATGCTGCAGGCCCACGCGCATTCGGCGATGACGATGAACTTCGTGCGGGCGCTGATCGATGGCGGCTTCGCTGACCTGCACCACCCCGAGTACTGGAACCTGGAGTGGGTAAGCCATTCGCCGTTGGCTGCCGAGTACCAGAAGATGGTGGCGTCGATCGGCGATGCGGTGCACTTCATGGAAACCCTGGCCGGGGCCCGCGTGCACAACCTCAACCGCATCGATTTCTACACCTCGCACGAAGCGCTGCTGCTCCCCTACGAGCAGGCGCTGACCCGCCAGGTGCCGCGCCAGCAGGGATGGTTGAACCTGAGCACGCACTACCCGTGGATCGGCATGCGCACCGCGGCGCTGGATGGCGCGCATGTGGAGTATCTGCGCGGTGTGCGCAACCCGATCGCGATCAAGGTGGGCCCGTCGGTGCAGCCGGACCAGCTGCTGCGCTTGATCGACGTGCTGAACCCGGACGACGAACCGGGTCGTTTGAGTTTCATCCACCGCATGGGAGCGGCGCAGATTGCCGACAAGCTGCCACCGCTGCTGGATGCCGTGAAGCGCGATGGCCGCCGCGTGTTGTGGGTGTGCGATGCGATGCACGGCAATACCGAAAGCACGGCCAATGGCTTCAAGACGCGCCGCTTCGACAACGTGCGAAGCGAGGTGGAGATGTCGTTCGATCTGCATGCGGCGGCGGGCACGCGCCTGGGCGGCGTGCATCTGGAACTGACCGGCGAGGACGTGACCGAATGCACCGGCGGTGCACGCGAACTGACCGAGCGCGACCTGGAGCGTGCGTACCGTTCCACGGTGGACCCGCGCTTGAACTATGAGCAATCGCTGGAGATTGCGATGGCGATCGTGCGCAAGCAGGAACAGGCAAGGTAG
- the rpsM gene encoding 30S ribosomal protein S13: MARIAGVNLPAQKHVWVGLQSIYGIGRTRSKKVCEVAGVASTTKIRDLSEPEIERLRAEVGKYIVEGDLRREIGIAIKRLMDLGCYRGLRHRRGLPLRGQRTRTNARTRKGPRKAIRK; this comes from the coding sequence ATGGCGCGTATTGCAGGCGTCAACCTGCCAGCCCAGAAGCATGTCTGGGTCGGGTTGCAAAGCATTTACGGCATCGGCCGTACCCGTTCGAAGAAGGTCTGCGAAGTCGCAGGCGTTGCTTCGACCACCAAGATCCGCGATCTGTCGGAGCCGGAAATCGAGCGCCTGCGCGCCGAAGTCGGCAAGTACATCGTGGAAGGCGATCTGCGCCGTGAAATCGGCATTGCGATCAAGCGCCTGATGGACCTGGGCTGCTACCGCGGCCTGCGTCACCGTCGCGGTCTGCCGCTGCGTGGCCAGCGCACCCGTACCAACGCCCGCACCCGCAAGGGCCCGCGCAAGGCGATCAGGAAGTAA